A window of Desulfobacterales bacterium contains these coding sequences:
- the rpsF gene encoding 30S ribosomal protein S6, producing MNRYETVFIIDPDVSEPDQEAIIDRIRSLITQHSGKFLVFDDWGIRKFAYEIQKKKQGHYIRIEYAGDGDLVYAIERFFRIDHRVLKFMSIVLDKNVDPDSLPAEEPETSFAKAVTPETPAAAEPQPETPVTAEAETSEAPEAPEASQAAEASTETESEAKES from the coding sequence ATGAACAGATACGAAACTGTATTTATTATTGATCCGGATGTCAGTGAGCCGGATCAGGAAGCCATTATCGACAGAATCCGATCCTTGATCACCCAGCATTCCGGAAAGTTCCTCGTTTTCGACGACTGGGGCATCCGCAAATTCGCCTACGAAATTCAGAAAAAAAAACAGGGGCATTACATCCGCATTGAATATGCGGGCGACGGTGATCTGGTGTATGCCATTGAACGCTTTTTCCGGATCGACCACCGGGTGCTGAAATTTATGTCCATCGTCCTGGACAAAAATGTCGACCCGGATTCCCTGCCCGCGGAAGAGCCTGAAACCTCGTTTGCCAAGGCGGTTACCCCGGAAACACCGGCCGCTGCTGAGCCCCAACCGGAAACGCCCGTAACAGCCGAGGCTGAAACATCAGAGGCGCCGGAAGCACCTGAAGCATCGCAGGCAGCGGAGGCATCCACGGAAACCGAAAGCGAAGCAAAGGAATCATAA
- the rpsR gene encoding 30S ribosomal protein S18, translating to MAFNSKKRYYPRRKVCRFCADSTLKIDYKDQNTLRYFITERGKIIPRRISGTCARHQRRLALEIKRARMIALLPFIGSLDH from the coding sequence ATGGCTTTTAATTCTAAAAAACGATATTATCCCCGGCGAAAAGTCTGCCGGTTCTGTGCAGACAGCACCCTGAAAATTGATTACAAGGATCAGAACACCCTGCGATACTTTATCACGGAACGCGGCAAAATCATTCCGCGGCGCATATCCGGAACATGCGCAAGACACCAGCGCAGGCTGGCCCTGGAGATCAAACGGGCAAGGATGATTGCGCTGCTGCCGTTTATCGGATCGCTTGACCATTAA
- a CDS encoding YybS family protein, protein MPYHDTLVKDTISGIALTALISSIAISVPVLGFACLLILPQPAIFYRLKLGRKPALAVIGAPILLTLLFAGKFFADAVFLFGMLGLGFFMGECFERRLPLEKAVGYASGAVVMAGFFALMIYANMMNVGIMNWVSDYVSKNLQMSVALYETMGMPEESIRMLENSMAEITYVLVRILPSLIIAGLLFAGWLNILIGRGLFKRLQLAYPDFGPLDQWKAPDFLVWAVIAGIVMVLIPNTGVKVLGVNALVVLMTIYFFQGIAIIAFYFEKKGVPRLLRGVIYAFIAIQQFLLLLVVGLGFSDVWANFRRIDNTPANGPGSGSETDDPPDDHT, encoded by the coding sequence ATGCCCTATCACGACACCCTGGTAAAGGATACCATCAGCGGGATCGCGCTGACAGCCCTGATCAGTTCCATCGCCATCTCTGTTCCGGTTCTCGGGTTTGCCTGCCTGCTGATTTTGCCGCAGCCGGCGATTTTCTACCGCCTGAAACTCGGGCGGAAACCGGCGTTGGCGGTGATCGGCGCGCCAATCCTGTTGACACTGCTATTTGCCGGAAAATTTTTTGCGGATGCGGTGTTTCTGTTCGGTATGCTGGGACTCGGGTTTTTTATGGGAGAGTGCTTTGAGCGCCGCCTGCCCCTTGAAAAAGCCGTGGGCTACGCCAGCGGCGCGGTGGTGATGGCAGGTTTTTTTGCCCTGATGATTTATGCCAATATGATGAATGTGGGCATAATGAACTGGGTAAGCGACTATGTTTCCAAAAACCTGCAGATGTCGGTGGCTCTCTATGAAACGATGGGCATGCCGGAAGAATCCATCCGGATGCTTGAGAACTCTATGGCGGAGATCACATATGTGTTGGTGCGGATCCTGCCGTCATTGATTATCGCCGGCCTGCTTTTTGCCGGATGGTTGAATATTCTGATCGGCCGGGGGCTTTTTAAGCGTTTACAACTGGCCTACCCGGATTTCGGGCCCCTGGATCAATGGAAGGCGCCGGACTTTCTGGTTTGGGCGGTGATTGCCGGAATTGTTATGGTTTTAATCCCGAACACCGGCGTAAAAGTGCTCGGGGTGAACGCCCTGGTGGTGCTGATGACGATCTATTTCTTCCAGGGCATCGCGATAATCGCCTTTTACTTTGAAAAAAAGGGGGTGCCGCGGCTGCTTCGGGGCGTGATATATGCGTTTATCGCCATTCAGCAATTCCTTCTGCTGCTGGTGGTGGGGCTCGGATTTTCTGATGTCTGGGCCAATTTCCGGCGCATTGACAACACGCCGGCCAACGGGCCCGGCAGCGGTTCGGAAACTGACGATCCCCCGGACGATCATACTTAA
- the rplI gene encoding 50S ribosomal protein L9: MKVILRETIEPLGIAGSEVDVKKGYARNYLVPQGKAVSATPQNRKLMEQQKAKIDLQIAKERKLAEEMAAKLENVVCRIQAKAADETRLYGSVSARDIADALATQGIKVEKRMILLTNPIKELGTYQVPVRVYKDLEPEITVEVVPT; encoded by the coding sequence ATGAAAGTTATTCTCAGAGAAACCATTGAGCCATTGGGTATTGCCGGCTCTGAAGTGGATGTGAAAAAAGGCTATGCCCGCAACTACCTGGTGCCGCAGGGCAAAGCAGTTTCTGCCACACCCCAGAACCGCAAGCTGATGGAGCAGCAAAAGGCCAAAATTGACCTCCAGATTGCCAAGGAACGCAAGCTGGCTGAAGAAATGGCCGCCAAACTGGAAAACGTGGTATGCCGGATTCAGGCCAAGGCAGCGGACGAAACCAGGCTCTACGGCTCGGTCTCTGCCCGGGATATTGCGGATGCGCTGGCCACCCAGGGCATTAAAGTGGAGAAGCGCATGATCCTGCTCACAAACCCGATCAAGGAGCTGGGCACTTATCAGGTACCCGTGCGGGTTTACAAGGACCTTGAGCCTGAAATCACCGTGGAAGTTGTGCCGACATAA
- the dnaB gene encoding replicative DNA helicase yields MPAEKDFSFNKLPPHNLDAEESLISAILLDNNTLLEILDILSPLDFYKSAHQIIFEGITELFNRGEPIDLVTLADHIQGKNQLESIGGAVYLAKLVDEAPVPSNAKNYAVIIREKAALRRLITAANKITTSCFEYSTSAEDVIDFAEKTIFEIAENKSKQSIFPISKIIESNIDTLEARRGNKSVFSGVPTGYRKLDTLTSGFQRSDLIILAARPGMGKTALALNLARNAAVDGETPVAFFSLEMSKEQLSMRLLCAEARLDSARLRDGFFSDDEWLKLIHGADTLSSASIYIDDSPELTPIEIKTKGRRLKREKNIGLIIIDYMQLMKPGSSKERRELEISEMSRSLKGLAKELDIPIMALSQLNRRLEDRHDKRPQLSDLRESGALEQDADLVMFIYRDEIYNKEETNPNKGIAEVHLAKQRNGPVGVSYLAFLDAYTRFEDLAYDDGFSG; encoded by the coding sequence ATGCCCGCTGAAAAGGATTTTTCATTTAACAAGCTTCCGCCGCATAACCTGGATGCGGAGGAATCGCTGATTAGCGCCATCCTGTTGGACAACAACACCCTTCTGGAAATACTCGATATTCTGTCTCCGCTGGATTTTTATAAATCCGCCCACCAGATTATCTTTGAAGGCATCACGGAGCTTTTCAACCGGGGCGAGCCCATCGATCTTGTCACCCTGGCCGACCATATTCAGGGCAAGAACCAGCTGGAATCCATCGGCGGGGCCGTGTACCTGGCCAAGCTGGTGGATGAGGCGCCGGTACCCTCCAACGCCAAAAACTATGCGGTCATCATCCGGGAAAAAGCCGCTCTCCGGCGCCTTATTACCGCAGCCAACAAGATCACCACTTCGTGCTTCGAATACAGCACCAGCGCTGAAGATGTGATCGATTTTGCGGAAAAAACCATATTTGAAATCGCGGAGAACAAAAGCAAGCAGAGCATTTTTCCCATCAGCAAAATCATTGAATCCAACATCGACACCCTGGAAGCCCGGCGCGGCAACAAATCGGTTTTTAGCGGGGTGCCCACCGGCTACCGGAAACTCGATACCCTGACATCGGGTTTCCAGCGCTCGGATTTGATCATCCTGGCCGCCCGGCCCGGCATGGGCAAAACCGCTCTGGCGCTCAATCTGGCAAGAAACGCCGCGGTTGACGGGGAGACGCCGGTGGCGTTTTTTTCCCTGGAGATGTCCAAAGAGCAGCTGTCCATGCGGCTTTTGTGCGCCGAGGCCCGGCTTGATTCAGCCCGGCTTCGCGACGGGTTTTTCAGTGATGATGAATGGCTGAAGCTCATTCACGGGGCAGATACGCTCTCCAGCGCCTCGATCTACATTGACGACTCCCCGGAGCTCACGCCCATTGAGATTAAAACCAAAGGCCGCCGCCTGAAGCGGGAAAAAAACATCGGCTTGATTATCATCGACTATATGCAGCTCATGAAGCCAGGAAGCAGCAAGGAGCGGCGGGAGCTTGAAATCTCTGAGATGTCACGCTCGCTAAAGGGCCTTGCCAAGGAGCTTGATATTCCGATCATGGCCCTCTCCCAGCTTAATCGACGGCTTGAGGACAGGCATGACAAGCGTCCCCAGCTATCCGATTTAAGGGAGTCCGGCGCCCTTGAACAAGACGCGGATTTGGTTATGTTTATTTATAGAGATGAAATCTATAACAAGGAGGAAACCAATCCCAATAAAGGCATTGCGGAAGTCCACCTGGCCAAGCAGCGAAACGGGCCGGTAGGGGTTTCCTATCTGGCGTTTCTGGATGCATACACCCGGTTCGAGGATCTGGCCTACGATGACGGATTTTCCGGATAA
- the hflX gene encoding GTPase HflX: MKKIFGNTNGLKAVQIKRIETLYHHRIPPESVISETLADEICAISHEIRRQIGLLINRSGKVDSVIIGDQQGIMLPDTSHYKAPPGRLKGLRCVHTHLKQEPLTPDDLTDLALLRLDLMGAITLTDDGSPDKLHLAHIFPGKSAEYPYEIYPSRALSELDINCAELIKAIEDELSRTSTLRKVAPGKEQAILISVTSAPKRRAQASIDELKELARSSGIHVLDTIIQQRKRVDPKYLMGRGKVEELTIYAMQQGATLIVFDQVLNPSQIRSITDTIEFKVIDRTQLILDIFAQRAQSREGKLQVELAQLKYLLPRLVTKNTAMSRLTGGIGGRGPGETKLEINRRRVRDKINRIEKELANVIKQRQQQKAKREKKGLPVISIIGYTNAGKSTLLNTLTKSEVLAESRLFATLDPSSRRLKFPQDTEVIITDTVGFIKDLPQELKVAFRATLEELESADLLLHVIDAGNPDYPSHIESVEKILSELKLERIPQIRVFNKMDLLDEETASELAAHYKGVCISAMDAQTLIPLIDKMAALVAPAPEPVYSAV, from the coding sequence ATGAAAAAAATTTTCGGAAATACCAACGGCTTGAAAGCCGTCCAGATTAAACGTATTGAAACCCTTTACCATCATCGCATCCCGCCTGAGTCGGTCATCAGCGAGACACTGGCCGACGAGATCTGTGCCATTTCCCATGAAATCCGCCGCCAGATCGGTCTTTTAATCAACCGGTCCGGAAAAGTGGATTCCGTGATTATCGGGGACCAACAGGGTATCATGCTGCCGGACACCAGCCATTACAAAGCGCCGCCCGGCCGTTTAAAAGGGCTGCGCTGCGTGCATACCCACTTAAAACAGGAACCGCTGACACCGGATGACCTGACCGACCTGGCGCTTCTTCGGCTGGACCTAATGGGTGCGATTACGCTGACGGATGACGGCAGCCCCGATAAACTCCATCTGGCGCATATATTTCCCGGCAAATCCGCCGAATACCCCTATGAAATATATCCGTCCAGGGCGCTTTCAGAGCTTGACATTAACTGCGCCGAACTGATCAAGGCCATCGAGGATGAACTTTCCCGGACCTCGACCCTTAGAAAGGTTGCGCCGGGCAAAGAGCAAGCCATTTTGATCAGTGTCACCAGCGCACCCAAGCGCCGGGCCCAGGCCTCGATTGATGAGTTAAAGGAGCTTGCGCGCTCAAGCGGCATCCATGTATTGGATACCATTATTCAGCAGCGAAAGCGCGTGGATCCGAAATACCTCATGGGCCGGGGCAAAGTGGAGGAATTAACCATTTACGCCATGCAGCAGGGCGCGACCCTGATTGTATTTGACCAGGTGCTAAACCCCTCGCAAATCCGGTCCATCACAGACACAATTGAATTCAAGGTCATTGACCGGACCCAGCTGATTCTGGATATATTTGCCCAGCGGGCCCAGAGCCGGGAGGGTAAACTTCAGGTGGAGCTGGCCCAGCTTAAATACCTGCTGCCCCGCCTGGTCACAAAGAATACGGCCATGTCCCGGCTGACCGGCGGCATCGGCGGCCGCGGCCCGGGGGAGACCAAACTTGAAATCAACCGGCGCCGGGTGCGGGATAAAATCAACCGGATCGAAAAAGAGCTGGCCAATGTGATCAAACAGCGCCAGCAGCAGAAAGCCAAGCGGGAGAAAAAGGGGCTGCCTGTGATCTCGATTATCGGCTACACCAATGCCGGCAAATCCACGCTGTTAAACACCCTGACCAAAAGCGAGGTGCTGGCGGAAAGCCGCCTGTTTGCCACCCTTGATCCGTCCAGCCGCCGGCTTAAATTTCCCCAGGACACCGAGGTCATTATCACGGATACGGTCGGCTTCATCAAGGATTTACCCCAGGAATTGAAAGTGGCCTTTCGGGCCACGCTGGAAGAGCTTGAAAGCGCGGACCTTCTGCTCCACGTGATTGATGCCGGCAATCCGGATTATCCCTCCCATATTGAGTCCGTGGAGAAAATCCTCTCAGAGCTAAAACTTGAGCGGATCCCTCAGATCCGGGTGTTTAATAAAATGGATCTTTTGGATGAGGAGACCGCTTCGGAGCTGGCCGCCCATTATAAGGGCGTTTGCATTTCTGCAATGGACGCGCAGACCCTGATCCCGCTGATCGATAAAATGGCCGCCCTTGTGGCCCCGGCGCCCGAACCGGTATACAGCGCCGTATAG